In a genomic window of Myxococcus guangdongensis:
- a CDS encoding inositol-3-phosphate synthase, which translates to MENKKSVTKPEGKLAVLVPGLGAVSTTLMAGVELARQGKGAPIGSLTQMGTARLGKRTDGRTVKLGELVPLAGLGDVVFGAWDIISEDAYQVAVRSGVLHDKHLEQVKPFLQGIKPKKGVHDPEFVRRIEANHTKSTKTHRESVEALRQDIRDFIKELGATRAVMVVCSSVETFRPLPESFKTLAAFEKALDENSTDINPTALYTYAAIKEGVPFANATPNASVDTPALQELAKQAGVPIAGRDLKSGQTMMKTVIAPALKARMLGLEGWFSTNILGNRDGEVLDDPAAFKAKEVTKSSVLDTILQPDLYPELYSKYSHKVSIHYYPPRGDAKEGWDNIDIIGWLGYPMQIKVNFLCRDSILAAPLVLDIALFLDLAKRLEWRGIQEWMSFYFKSPMAQPGLPVEHDLFIQLTKLKNTLRVVAGEEPITHLGLDYYGDDLPLAR; encoded by the coding sequence ATGGAGAACAAGAAGTCGGTCACGAAGCCCGAGGGCAAGCTGGCGGTGCTGGTGCCCGGACTGGGCGCGGTGTCCACGACGCTGATGGCGGGCGTGGAGCTGGCGCGGCAGGGCAAGGGCGCGCCCATCGGCTCGTTGACGCAGATGGGCACGGCGCGCCTGGGCAAGCGCACGGACGGACGCACCGTGAAGCTGGGCGAGCTGGTGCCGCTGGCGGGTCTGGGTGACGTGGTCTTCGGCGCGTGGGACATCATCAGCGAGGACGCGTACCAGGTCGCGGTGCGCTCCGGCGTGCTGCACGACAAGCACCTGGAGCAGGTCAAGCCGTTCCTGCAGGGCATCAAGCCGAAGAAGGGCGTGCACGACCCCGAGTTCGTCCGCCGCATCGAGGCCAACCACACCAAGTCCACCAAGACGCACCGCGAGAGCGTCGAGGCGCTGCGCCAGGACATCCGTGACTTCATCAAGGAGCTCGGCGCCACCCGCGCGGTGATGGTGGTGTGCAGCAGCGTGGAGACCTTCCGCCCGCTGCCCGAGTCCTTCAAGACGCTGGCCGCCTTCGAGAAGGCGCTCGACGAGAACAGCACGGACATCAACCCCACCGCGCTCTACACCTACGCGGCCATCAAGGAGGGCGTGCCCTTCGCCAACGCCACCCCCAACGCCAGCGTGGACACGCCGGCGCTGCAGGAGCTGGCGAAGCAGGCGGGCGTCCCCATCGCGGGCCGCGACCTCAAGAGCGGCCAGACGATGATGAAGACGGTCATCGCGCCCGCGCTCAAGGCCCGCATGCTTGGCCTCGAGGGGTGGTTCTCCACCAACATCCTCGGCAACCGCGACGGCGAGGTGCTCGACGACCCCGCGGCCTTCAAGGCCAAGGAAGTCACCAAGTCGAGCGTGCTGGACACCATCCTGCAGCCGGACCTCTACCCGGAGCTGTACAGCAAGTACTCGCACAAGGTGTCCATCCACTACTACCCGCCCCGCGGCGACGCGAAGGAGGGTTGGGACAACATCGACATCATCGGGTGGCTCGGCTATCCGATGCAGATCAAGGTCAACTTCCTCTGCCGCGACTCCATCCTGGCGGCGCCGCTGGTCCTGGACATCGCGCTGTTCCTGGACCTGGCCAAGCGGCTGGAGTGGCGCGGCATCCAGGAGTGGATGTCCTTCTACTTCAAGAGCCCCATGGCGCAGCCGGGCCTGCCCGTCGAGCACGACCTGTTCATCCAGCTCACCAAGCTGAAGAACACGCTGCGCGTCGTGGCCGGTGAGGAGCCCATCACCCACCTCGGACTCGACTACTACGGGGATGACCTCCCGCTCGCTCGCTAA
- a CDS encoding pyridoxamine 5'-phosphate oxidase family protein: MSKKQEQDTRGAVEHLGELIHGIKVAMMTTVDSDGSLHSRPMWTQDHDFDGELWFFTREHSHKVDAVEQDHHVNVAFSDPTRERYVSISGRCRLVKDARKIRELWSPPLKAWFPDGMDDPELALLCVSVERAEYWDTPSSRMVQLVGMVKAALTGKSYAPGDHQALELGGSRSH; encoded by the coding sequence ATGAGCAAGAAGCAGGAGCAGGACACGCGCGGCGCCGTCGAACACCTGGGGGAGCTCATCCACGGCATCAAGGTCGCCATGATGACCACGGTGGACTCCGACGGGAGCCTGCACAGCCGCCCCATGTGGACCCAGGACCATGACTTCGACGGAGAGCTCTGGTTCTTCACCCGGGAGCACTCGCACAAGGTGGACGCGGTGGAGCAGGACCACCACGTCAACGTCGCCTTCTCCGACCCCACGCGCGAGCGCTACGTCTCCATCAGCGGCCGCTGCCGGCTGGTCAAGGACGCCCGCAAGATTCGCGAGCTGTGGAGCCCCCCGCTCAAGGCCTGGTTCCCCGACGGCATGGATGATCCCGAGCTCGCGCTCCTGTGCGTGAGCGTGGAGCGCGCCGAGTACTGGGACACGCCCTCCAGCCGCATGGTGCAGCTGGTCGGCATGGTGAAGGCCGCGCTCACCGGCAAGAGCTACGCGCCGGGCGACCACCAGGCCCTGGAGCTCGGCGGCTCTCGCTCCCATTGA
- a CDS encoding aldo/keto reductase, whose translation MSQPPSPPSRRDVLVAGLGAALLSPLAHAATPIPKPAMLTRPIPKSGEALPVIGLGTWQTFDVGASPAERAPLKDVLQRFLDSGARLIDSSPMYGRAERVVGDVLAQLPDAPKPFLATKVWTTGKEAGLEQLETSVRDMGRGRMDLLQVHNLVDWRTHLPVLREWKAKGRVRYVGITHYQKSAFPELERLLKEQTLDFIQLPYSLTDREAEKRLLPAAAANGVAVLVMQPFATGDLFRRVKGRALPEWAQEFDCDSWAQFFLKFILGHPAVNCPLPATSNPRHVADNVRAGFGRLPDAKTRERMARVLDT comes from the coding sequence ATGTCCCAGCCCCCTTCCCCACCCTCGCGTCGGGACGTGCTCGTCGCGGGACTCGGCGCCGCGTTGCTGTCCCCGCTCGCCCACGCCGCCACCCCCATCCCCAAGCCCGCCATGCTCACCCGCCCCATCCCCAAGTCCGGCGAGGCGCTGCCCGTCATCGGCCTGGGCACCTGGCAGACCTTCGACGTGGGCGCCTCCCCCGCCGAGCGCGCCCCCTTGAAGGACGTGCTGCAGCGCTTCCTCGACTCGGGCGCGCGCCTCATCGACTCCTCGCCCATGTATGGCCGCGCCGAGCGCGTGGTGGGCGACGTGCTCGCGCAGTTGCCGGACGCGCCCAAGCCCTTCCTCGCGACCAAGGTGTGGACCACCGGCAAGGAGGCGGGGCTCGAGCAGTTGGAGACGTCCGTGCGCGACATGGGGCGCGGACGCATGGATTTGCTCCAGGTCCACAACCTCGTCGACTGGCGCACCCACCTGCCCGTGCTGCGCGAGTGGAAGGCGAAAGGGCGCGTGCGCTACGTGGGCATCACCCACTACCAGAAGAGCGCCTTCCCGGAGCTGGAGCGCCTGTTGAAGGAGCAGACGCTGGACTTCATCCAGCTGCCCTACTCCCTCACGGACCGCGAGGCGGAGAAGCGGCTGCTGCCCGCCGCCGCCGCGAACGGCGTGGCGGTGCTCGTCATGCAGCCCTTCGCCACCGGCGACCTCTTCCGCCGGGTGAAGGGCCGCGCGCTGCCCGAGTGGGCCCAGGAGTTCGACTGCGACAGCTGGGCGCAGTTCTTCCTGAAGTTCATCCTCGGCCACCCCGCGGTGAACTGCCCGCTGCCCGCCACGAGCAATCCCAGACACGTGGCCGACAACGTGCGCGCGGGCTTCGGACGCCTGCCCGACGCGAAGACACGCGAGCGCATGGCGCGCGTGCTCGACACGTAG
- a CDS encoding LA_2272 family surface repeat-containing protein, which produces MKRKVSVCAGVMAAMVAMAAGAEEVKAGDPAPVASAGGEGVVEGPGAERVMAPPPLVEATMVGSTAAADAPTAVQAKATVEGAEEAEVHVPFSFTVLPGLSTSGFSQKNQVHDVSIGLLATHAKRVRVMGLSLGGNWVTHGASGVLASVGVNVSGGPVNGTLLTVGGNVVGADAEGLLAGVGANIVRGAMRGTQLTVGANVATQALDGAQMGVGVNVAGGDVMGAQLSVGGNLAGGTLKGLQMAVGANVARGVSRGVQMSAGVNVASELTGMQMSSGVSYASKLAGAQVSIINVGGDVDGAQVGLVNVARHMGGAQVGLLNFAGETEGESVGLLSFVGNGQAHVQVWASDVALTNVGVKLGGRHLYTLFTVGLNPPMGGERRRYTLGAGVGGHIPAGRFFFDVDLLGSSVHANRLFDFDDDTNHVLGQLRVMAGWQLSKRFAVFGGVSANTLVTWNGSDPWKDLGIGPEWREVSDSGRTIVRTWPGILAGVQI; this is translated from the coding sequence ATGAAGCGCAAGGTCTCGGTGTGTGCGGGCGTCATGGCGGCCATGGTGGCGATGGCCGCGGGGGCCGAGGAGGTGAAGGCAGGCGACCCGGCCCCCGTGGCCTCGGCGGGAGGGGAGGGGGTGGTGGAGGGGCCGGGCGCGGAGCGGGTGATGGCGCCGCCTCCGCTGGTGGAGGCGACGATGGTGGGGAGCACCGCGGCCGCTGACGCGCCGACGGCGGTGCAGGCCAAGGCCACCGTGGAGGGGGCCGAGGAGGCGGAGGTCCATGTGCCCTTCAGCTTCACCGTCCTGCCGGGGCTGAGCACGTCGGGCTTCAGTCAGAAGAACCAGGTGCACGACGTGTCCATCGGCCTGCTCGCCACCCACGCCAAGCGGGTGCGGGTGATGGGGTTGTCGCTGGGCGGCAACTGGGTGACGCATGGCGCGAGCGGCGTGCTCGCCTCGGTGGGCGTCAACGTGTCGGGCGGACCGGTGAACGGGACGCTGCTGACGGTGGGCGGAAACGTGGTGGGGGCGGACGCGGAGGGGCTGCTCGCGGGCGTGGGCGCGAACATCGTGCGCGGCGCGATGCGCGGCACGCAGCTCACGGTGGGCGCGAACGTGGCGACGCAGGCGTTGGACGGCGCGCAGATGGGCGTGGGCGTGAACGTGGCGGGCGGCGACGTGATGGGCGCGCAGCTCTCGGTGGGTGGCAACCTGGCGGGGGGCACGCTCAAGGGTCTGCAGATGGCGGTGGGCGCGAACGTGGCGCGCGGCGTGTCCCGAGGCGTGCAGATGTCGGCGGGCGTCAACGTGGCCTCGGAGCTGACGGGCATGCAGATGTCGTCGGGCGTCAGCTACGCGAGCAAGCTGGCCGGCGCGCAGGTGTCCATCATCAACGTGGGCGGCGACGTGGACGGCGCGCAGGTGGGCCTGGTGAACGTGGCGCGCCACATGGGCGGCGCGCAGGTGGGGTTGCTCAACTTCGCGGGCGAGACGGAGGGCGAATCGGTGGGCCTGCTGAGCTTCGTCGGGAACGGCCAGGCGCACGTGCAGGTGTGGGCCAGCGACGTGGCGCTCACCAACGTGGGCGTGAAGCTGGGCGGACGTCACCTGTACACGCTGTTCACCGTGGGCCTCAACCCGCCGATGGGCGGAGAGCGGCGGCGCTACACGTTGGGCGCGGGCGTGGGTGGGCACATCCCCGCGGGGCGGTTCTTCTTCGACGTGGACCTGCTCGGCTCGAGCGTGCACGCGAACCGGCTGTTCGACTTCGACGACGACACGAACCACGTGCTCGGGCAGCTGCGGGTGATGGCGGGCTGGCAGCTGTCCAAGCGCTTCGCGGTGTTTGGCGGCGTCAGCGCCAACACGCTCGTCACCTGGAACGGGAGCGACCCGTGGAAGGACCTCGGCATCGGTCCGGAGTGGAGGGAGGTCTCCGACAGCGGGCGCACCATCGTGCGCACCTGGCCGGGCATCCTCGCGGGCGTGCAGATTTGA
- a CDS encoding zinc-dependent alcohol dehydrogenase family protein: MQGTMRVMALHAPGQPLREERWPIPRPGPQEVLLRVRACAVCRTDLHLVDGELPRPKLPVVPGHEIVASVVEVGAEVLGLEPGTRVGVPWLGWTCGQCRFCVSGRENLCDFARFTGYQVDGGYAEYTLAHHAFCFPLPAGLDDVHVAPLMCAGLIGYRSLRMAGEGARLGMYGFGAAAHLLIQVARHQGRRVFAFTRPGDEAGQAFARELGAEWAGGSDALPPEPLDAAILFAPAGSLVPAALRAVDKGGVVVCGGIHMSDIPSFPYAWLWEERVVRSVANLTRADAVEFLALAPRVPVHTRVQVFPLSSANEALLALREGRVHGAAVLDVRG, translated from the coding sequence ATGCAAGGCACCATGCGCGTGATGGCGCTGCACGCGCCGGGACAGCCGCTGCGAGAGGAGCGCTGGCCCATCCCCCGTCCGGGGCCGCAGGAGGTGCTGTTGCGCGTGCGAGCCTGCGCGGTGTGCCGCACGGACCTTCACCTGGTGGACGGTGAGCTGCCCCGCCCCAAGCTGCCCGTCGTTCCCGGCCACGAAATCGTGGCGAGCGTGGTGGAGGTGGGCGCGGAGGTGCTGGGGCTGGAGCCGGGGACTCGCGTGGGGGTTCCCTGGCTCGGCTGGACGTGCGGCCAGTGCCGCTTCTGCGTCTCCGGGCGTGAGAACCTCTGCGACTTCGCGCGCTTCACCGGCTACCAGGTGGATGGCGGCTACGCGGAGTACACGCTGGCGCATCACGCGTTCTGCTTCCCGCTGCCGGCAGGGCTCGATGACGTGCACGTGGCGCCGCTGATGTGCGCGGGGCTCATCGGCTATCGGAGCCTGCGGATGGCGGGCGAGGGCGCGCGACTGGGGATGTATGGCTTTGGCGCCGCGGCGCACCTGCTCATCCAGGTGGCGCGTCACCAGGGGCGCAGGGTGTTCGCCTTCACCCGTCCCGGTGACGAGGCGGGCCAGGCCTTCGCCCGGGAGCTGGGGGCCGAATGGGCGGGCGGCTCGGATGCCCTGCCACCGGAGCCGTTGGACGCGGCCATCCTCTTCGCGCCCGCGGGCAGCCTGGTGCCGGCCGCGCTGCGCGCCGTGGACAAGGGCGGCGTGGTGGTGTGCGGCGGCATCCACATGAGCGACATCCCCTCGTTCCCCTATGCGTGGCTGTGGGAGGAGCGCGTGGTGCGCTCGGTGGCCAACCTGACGCGGGCGGACGCGGTGGAGTTCCTGGCGCTGGCGCCCCGTGTGCCGGTGCACACGCGGGTGCAGGTGTTCCCCCTGTCGTCGGCGAACGAGGCGCTCCTCGCGCTGCGTGAGGGGCGAGTCCACGGCGCGGCCGTGCTGGACGTTCGCGGGTAG
- the hpf gene encoding ribosome hibernation-promoting factor, HPF/YfiA family — MKRALQITYRGMETSEALNEHIRDHAEKLEQFFDGIVGCHVVVDEPHRHKHQGNHFRVRVDLHVPGKDLVAARDPDEHAAHEDPYQAVTDAFEAVRRQLQHYTGAMHAHHRHG, encoded by the coding sequence ATGAAGCGAGCGTTGCAGATCACCTACCGGGGCATGGAGACGAGCGAGGCACTGAACGAGCACATCCGCGACCACGCGGAGAAGCTGGAGCAGTTCTTCGACGGCATCGTCGGATGCCATGTGGTGGTGGACGAGCCGCATCGACACAAGCACCAGGGCAACCACTTCCGGGTGCGCGTGGACCTGCATGTGCCCGGCAAGGACCTGGTGGCCGCCAGGGACCCCGACGAGCACGCCGCGCACGAGGACCCGTACCAGGCCGTGACGGATGCGTTCGAGGCCGTGCGTCGGCAGCTCCAGCACTACACCGGGGCGATGCACGCGCATCACCGACACGGCTGA
- the trhA gene encoding PAQR family membrane homeostasis protein TrhA yields the protein MTTAVLAGEKPRLRGVLHQWAATFAVGAGIVLVAMAPTWRTAVASGAYAVSLVSLFTISATYHRVNWSPRGRTWMRRADHAAIFLLIAGTYTPVMLLGLPPEVGNQLMPWLYTGAFLGILQSMFWVNAPKWVTAALAVGVGWTMMPYFGDVFRAVGLGATLLILAGGLAYTLGALAYAFKRPNPLPGVFGYHEVFHALTLVAAALHFVVVLGMVRAAA from the coding sequence ATGACCACGGCGGTGCTCGCGGGGGAGAAGCCCAGGCTGCGCGGCGTGCTGCACCAGTGGGCGGCGACGTTCGCGGTGGGCGCTGGAATCGTCCTGGTGGCCATGGCGCCCACGTGGCGCACGGCCGTGGCCTCCGGCGCTTACGCGGTGAGCCTGGTCTCCCTGTTCACCATCAGCGCGACGTACCACCGGGTGAACTGGTCCCCGCGCGGGCGCACCTGGATGCGCCGGGCGGACCACGCCGCCATCTTCCTGCTCATCGCGGGCACGTACACGCCGGTGATGCTGCTGGGCCTGCCGCCGGAGGTGGGCAACCAGCTGATGCCGTGGCTCTACACGGGCGCGTTCCTGGGCATCCTCCAGTCCATGTTCTGGGTGAACGCGCCCAAGTGGGTGACGGCGGCGCTGGCCGTCGGCGTGGGGTGGACGATGATGCCGTACTTCGGCGACGTCTTCCGCGCGGTGGGGCTCGGCGCCACGCTGCTCATCCTCGCCGGAGGGCTCGCGTACACGCTGGGCGCGCTCGCGTATGCCTTCAAGCGCCCCAACCCCCTGCCTGGCGTCTTTGGCTACCACGAGGTGTTCCACGCGCTGACGCTCGTCGCCGCGGCCCTGCACTTCGTGGTGGTGCTGGGCATGGTGCGCGCGGCCGCATAG